A part of Rattus rattus isolate New Zealand chromosome 6, Rrattus_CSIRO_v1, whole genome shotgun sequence genomic DNA contains:
- the Galnt8 gene encoding LOW QUALITY PROTEIN: probable polypeptide N-acetylgalactosaminyltransferase 8 (The sequence of the model RefSeq protein was modified relative to this genomic sequence to represent the inferred CDS: inserted 1 base in 1 codon; deleted 1 base in 1 codon) produces MFLAQRVLAQEDTANSALKHMRRVHSKIFQQWGKGLSEAQQREAQDLFLEFGCSVFLSNQTPYNGSIPDTHNARKPRPSLRGAITSVINRXPPHLLKIVLVDDFSSHGEAAVHMDEKFQVYNQNYPILLRVLIRHTKRRGLAHAPNTGLEAATADVVAILDAPVDVNIGWAPVSDDINFDTSELKKYVLAADGFVWKLWYHYDPSSRAWIDLGDASVPIRSLSLVGIVATNRIFLEGIGALDGGMLLCGGQNVELGLRGLVLLLALKYTLTGLTFASRKELWEKLKCKTFVWYLKIVMKNSLDGSVCLDGGPAPGNSPRMEPCHDFTVQVNANSLGYEIPASCILGKDFLRACVLGYSGGTTLSPGGDAKLPVILSPNSYLLY; encoded by the exons ATGTTCCTCGCTCAACGAGTCCTCGCTCAGGAAGACACAGCAAACTCAGCATTGAAACACATGCGACGAG TGCACTCGAAGATCTTCCAGCAGTGGGGCAAGGGGCTTTCTGAGGCTCAGCAGAGAGAGGCCCAGGACTTGTTCCTGGAGTTTGGTTGCAGCGTGTTCCTCAGCAATCAGACGCCCTATAATGGCAGCATCCCTGATACCCACAATGCCAG GAAGCCCCGCCCATCATTGAGAGGCGCCATCACCAGCGTCATCAACC TCCCACCCCATCTGCTGAAGATCGTCCTGGTGGATGACTTCAGCTCCCACGGGGAGG CAGCTGTGCACATG GATGAGAAGTTTCAGGTTTACAACCAGAACTATCCAATCCTACTGAGA GTACTTATAAGGCACACAAAGAGAAGAGGTCTTGCACACGCCCCAAACACTGGCCTGGAAGCTGCTACAGCTGACGTGGTGGCCATCTTGGATGCTCCAGTTGATGTGAACATTGGGTG GGCTCCTGTGTCTGATGATATTAATTTCGATACATCTGAACTGAAAAAGTATGTGCTGGCAGCAGATGGGTTTGTGTGGAAGCTGTGGTACCACTATGATCCTAGCTCTCGAGCCTGGATTGATCTGGGTGATGCCTCTGTTCCGAT CAGGAGTCTTTCCCTCGTAGGCATCGTGGCCACCAACAGGATCTTCTTGGAAGGGATCGGGGCTCTGGATGGTGGGATGCTgctctgtggaggtcagaatgtgGAACTTGGCCTGAGGG GCCTCGTATTACTTTTGGCCTTGAAATATACTCTCACTGGGTTGACATTTGCTTccagaaaggaactctgggagaaACTGAAATGCAAAACTTTTGTCTGGTATCTGAAGATTGTT ATGAAAAATTCATTGGATGGAAGTGTTTGCCTGGACGGAGGACCTGCGCCAGGCAATTCTCCCAGAATGGAACCTTGCCACGACTTCACTGTACAG GTGAACGCCAACTCTCTTGGTTATGAAATACCAGCTTCCTGCATTCTAGGCAAGGACTTCCTCC GGGCTTGTGTCTTAGGCTACTCGGGTGGGACCACGCTGTCCCCTGGGGGAGATGCCAAGTTGCCTGTGATCCTGTCTCCGAACAGCTACCTACTGTATTAG